ATTTTCTAGAGATGAACTGTCAGGAAGCGAGTATTGTGTATTTTAACTACAACTACACGGGAGAGCGAGTTGGGCGGGCTTTGATTGGTTTTGACTTTGGCTCGGACGAAACGCGTGAATCTTTCCGAAACGCGGTATTCGCTAATACCACCGTGCTGCGGTACGCCAAGGAGCTCTCTGCGGAGGCCTTGGCTCGTATCGTCTAGCTGGTTCATTAATTGGTAGCTTGTATGTCGTTTCGCTTTATCGACTTGTTTGCCGGTATCGGCGGGTTTCGCATTGGCTTGGAAAGGCTCGGAGGGGAATGCGTATTCAGCAGCGAAATCGATAAGCACGCAGCAGCCACCTATGCTCGTAATTTTGGGCACGCTCCTGCAGGAGACATTACCAAGATCGGTGCGGAAGAAGTGCCTGACCATGATCTGCTCTGCGGAGGGTTTCCATGTCAGCCATTCTCGGTGAGCGGCAAGCGGCTTGGATTCGAGGATGCCCGAGGGACATTGTTTTTCGAAGTAATGCGGCTCGTCTCCGCCAAAAAGCCTAAAGCGGTTTTTTTGGAGAATGTCGCCAATTACGTTAAACACCAAAATGGCGAAACACTCCGGCGAACCATCGATATGCTGGAGTCCGCTGGATATGTAGCCAAGTGGGCGGTTCTCAATGCATCGGACCACGGTGTCCCCCAAGCCCGAAAGCGTCTGTATATAGTTGGCATTCGAAATGACTTGGATGGCGGGAAGGTATTTGCGTTTCCGGAACCGACCTCGGCGGTGGTCAAGCTCAAGGATATCCTCTTGCCTACGGATTCTACAAATGCGCAGCGCATTCTTAGAGACGATATAACCATAACGAAGCCTGACGTTTCGGAAATATCGGTCCGTGGTCCAAACAAGCCGATTCAGATCGGCTACATAAACAAAGGCGGGCAGGGAGAACGAATCTACTCTGTCGAGGGGCACGCTATAACGCTATCCGCTCATGGTGGAGGGGCTGCTGCCAAGACTGGAGCTTACCTTGTGGACGGAGTCGTAAGAAAGTTGCATCCCCTAGAGTGCCGCAGACTAATGGGGTTCCCCGACACTTATCAGATCGATCCCCGTTCCCAGCAGGCTTACAAGCAGTTTGGCAATGCAGTAGTGGCTGATGTTATTGAGGCCGTTGGTAAAAAACTAGTGCCGATTTTGACTGCATAGGTGAATCCACTAAATCCAGTGTGTGATTATAAGATTTTGGATATCAGTAGTTTGCTATGATTTATTCTGCCAAAAAAATGCTTAACTAGCAGAAACGTCTGAAAATCAGGCTGAACGTAAACAAAATGCCAAAAAATGGCGGTTTTTGATGGGGTTTCGTGAGTGAAATTCGACACTCGTGCCGAAAAGGTTAGGGTTTACCCATAGGCCCCTTAGAGGTGAATTTCCCTCAGTCCCATGGGCCCTATCAGGGAAACCCTGTCCGGTAAGCTCCAGAGCACGAGCCACTTGCGGGCATGAAAAAAAAGTGCGAATGTTTTCGCCAATCTAGCAGCTCTAACTGCCAAACAGAAATTAGTTATGAAGACATCTCTTAAATCTTTCCTAGGTATGGTTGCCGCAGCCGCGGTTTGCACCGTCGGCTCAGCCATCACATTGGACTCAGCTACATTCCGCGACGTCGATCTACTCGACCTCACTCTTACCAAGTATCAGTCTACTGCGGCTGGTGAATTCGATATCACCACTGCGGACGCAGCTGACGGGTGGAGAGACATCGCAGTCGATTCGTCAGACCTCAGCAGCTACACGATCACTGACGCTATGGTCGGTTTTGTGTTTCTCGAAACGGGTCCTACCTCCCAGCAAATCCTCCAACGCGTCGTATTCAACATCGGTGATTATTTCAGCAGCACCGCAACCGCATCAGTCGGTGACCCAGCTTACAGCTCAATGGACGTGAGCCTGGCTGGAGGTTTGGCTAGTTTGATCCTTGATGTTGCAACAGACGGCAAGGTGAGCTGGTCAGTGAGCCTCTCGCCATCTGATATCGCGGAGGGCAACTCGCTCAAGCTTTGGTCTGGCTACCTCGCGGCAGAAGCTGAGCCAACCGCAGTTCCTGACTCAGGATCTGCTGCAGGTCTCCTTGGTCTAGCGATTTTCGGTCTTTTCGTGACCTTTAAGCGCGGCCGCCGCAAGTAAGCTATATAAATTCATTTTTCGATAGGCGAGATCCTCAGGGGTCTCGCTTTTTTTGTCGTTTTCAGGTTGCTCCGGATAAATCAGGTCTAGAGGTTTTTGGGTATGAAGATTTTGATCACCGGTACTGGGGGGTATGTGGGTTCCATCGCGGCACGTTGTTTTTTAAAGGCAGGACATGAGGTTGTTGGTGTAGATGCTCTGTTTCGTGGATACGAAGCGCCACAGGCCCTGCTTCAGTCGGAGTTTGGGGCGGACCGGTTTCGGTATTTCAAGGCCGATGTGGCGGATAGTCTGGAGAAGGTCTTCGAGAGCGAGGCCGGTATCGAAGCGGTGGTACATTTTGCTGCCTACT
This genomic interval from Pelagicoccus albus contains the following:
- a CDS encoding DNA cytosine methyltransferase, which encodes MSFRFIDLFAGIGGFRIGLERLGGECVFSSEIDKHAAATYARNFGHAPAGDITKIGAEEVPDHDLLCGGFPCQPFSVSGKRLGFEDARGTLFFEVMRLVSAKKPKAVFLENVANYVKHQNGETLRRTIDMLESAGYVAKWAVLNASDHGVPQARKRLYIVGIRNDLDGGKVFAFPEPTSAVVKLKDILLPTDSTNAQRILRDDITITKPDVSEISVRGPNKPIQIGYINKGGQGERIYSVEGHAITLSAHGGGAAAKTGAYLVDGVVRKLHPLECRRLMGFPDTYQIDPRSQQAYKQFGNAVVADVIEAVGKKLVPILTA
- a CDS encoding VPDSG-CTERM sorting domain-containing protein, whose product is MKTSLKSFLGMVAAAAVCTVGSAITLDSATFRDVDLLDLTLTKYQSTAAGEFDITTADAADGWRDIAVDSSDLSSYTITDAMVGFVFLETGPTSQQILQRVVFNIGDYFSSTATASVGDPAYSSMDVSLAGGLASLILDVATDGKVSWSVSLSPSDIAEGNSLKLWSGYLAAEAEPTAVPDSGSAAGLLGLAIFGLFVTFKRGRRK